One Longimicrobium sp. genomic region harbors:
- a CDS encoding DUF3592 domain-containing protein → MSTLERVVPGTVGLLVCGAPTAYLLWLCWAALASRRWPTAPGRVTRSVVVAGHRHQARYDVRYEYTVGGRAYTGGRVRFGGALNMNRGDALRTTTVYPAGRPVQVRHHPRRPRVSTLESRVSAAVWVWLALGLFMTSAIAGALLGWWE, encoded by the coding sequence ATGAGCACGCTCGAACGAGTCGTTCCCGGCACCGTGGGCCTGCTCGTCTGCGGGGCGCCGACGGCGTACCTGCTGTGGCTGTGCTGGGCGGCGCTCGCGAGCCGCCGCTGGCCCACGGCGCCGGGGCGCGTCACCCGCTCGGTGGTGGTCGCCGGCCACCGGCACCAGGCGCGCTACGACGTGCGCTACGAGTACACGGTGGGCGGGCGTGCGTACACCGGCGGGCGCGTGCGCTTCGGCGGGGCGCTGAACATGAACCGCGGGGACGCGCTGCGGACCACGACGGTCTATCCCGCTGGCCGCCCGGTGCAGGTGCGCCACCACCCGCGCCGGCCGCGGGTGTCGACGCTGGAGAGCCGCGTCTCGGCCGCCGTGTGGGTGTGGCTCGCGCTGGGCCTGTTCATGACCAGCGCCATCGCCGGCGCGCTGCTCGGCTGGTGGGAGTAG
- a CDS encoding TetR/AcrR family transcriptional regulator — protein sequence MERDRIVSRAAESRRPGRPRSEEAHGAILEAAVALIREVGYDAVAMDAIAARAGVGKATVYRRWASKEALVVEAVGRIVRAIPVPDSGTAEGDLLLLLRSAVRMYQDPASAMLLSGLVAAMARSAPIAEAVRTGFVATWREAVRRVLERGQARGELRRGLDLELAIDLLGGALFYRYLLTGGPVDERLTRGVVDAVLRGLAPPG from the coding sequence ATGGAACGAGATCGTATCGTATCACGCGCCGCGGAAAGCCGCCGCCCCGGGCGGCCGAGGAGCGAGGAGGCGCACGGCGCCATCCTGGAGGCCGCCGTGGCGCTGATCCGCGAGGTGGGCTACGACGCGGTGGCGATGGACGCCATCGCCGCGCGGGCGGGGGTCGGCAAGGCCACCGTGTACCGCCGCTGGGCGTCGAAGGAGGCGCTGGTGGTGGAGGCCGTCGGGCGGATCGTGCGCGCGATCCCCGTTCCCGACTCCGGCACCGCCGAGGGCGACCTGCTGCTCCTGCTGCGCTCGGCGGTGCGGATGTACCAGGACCCGGCCAGCGCGATGCTCCTCTCGGGCCTGGTGGCGGCCATGGCGCGCAGTGCGCCGATCGCCGAGGCCGTCCGCACCGGCTTCGTCGCCACCTGGCGCGAGGCCGTCCGGCGCGTGCTGGAGCGGGGGCAGGCGCGCGGCGAGCTCCGCCGGGGGCTGGACCTGGAGCTCGCGATCGACCTGCTGGGCGGCGCGCTCTTCTACCGCTACCTGCTCACCGGCGGCCCCGTGGACGAGCGGCTCACGCGCGGAGTGGTCGACGCCGTCCTGCGCGGGCTCGCGCCGCCGGGCTGA
- a CDS encoding peptidylprolyl isomerase yields MAEARAGDTVRVHYTGTLGDGSVFDSSQGREPLEFTVGAGQVIPGFDEAVTGMQPGEEKRVTIPADDAYGQRRPEMVGTVRREQFPPDIQPAVGQQLQMSQQGHTFVVTVTEVSGDEVTLDANHPLAGEDLTFQLELVEIVDR; encoded by the coding sequence ATGGCCGAAGCGAGGGCCGGTGACACGGTGCGCGTCCACTACACGGGCACGCTGGGCGACGGGAGCGTGTTCGACAGCTCGCAGGGACGGGAGCCGCTGGAGTTCACGGTGGGCGCGGGCCAGGTGATCCCGGGCTTCGACGAGGCCGTCACCGGGATGCAGCCGGGCGAGGAGAAGCGGGTCACCATCCCCGCCGACGACGCGTACGGTCAGCGGCGGCCGGAGATGGTCGGCACCGTGCGCCGCGAGCAGTTCCCCCCGGACATCCAGCCCGCCGTGGGCCAGCAGCTGCAGATGAGCCAGCAGGGCCACACCTTCGTCGTCACCGTCACCGAGGTCTCGGGCGACGAGGTGACGCTGGACGCCAACCACCCCCTGGCCGGCGAAGACCTGACCTTCCAGCTCGAGCTGGTGGAGATCGTCGACCGGTAG